One Mycobacterium sp. SMC-4 DNA window includes the following coding sequences:
- a CDS encoding iron ABC transporter substrate-binding protein, whose product MMKSMTRWAGALGMTVAMLVSTACGSPSEDQNGNKIVVYSGRSEELIAPLLEQFTTDTGIEVEARFAGSGEMAAQLLTEGDRSPADVFLSQDAGALGAVSKAGLLAPLDPQIVEAVAAQFAAADGTWVGVSGRARVIVYNPRLVPDPPDTIDELLAPQWRGQVGFAPSNASWQAFVTGLRVLRGEDGAEQWLRAFKAQDPQVFENNVAIRDAVDAGQLPLGLSNHYYLYELIAARGAEAVTAQNQFMAPGDPGGLINVAGVGVLKSAPNPEGAQRFAAYLVEESAQRYFAEETAEYPLAAGVAPTAAMPPLDSLQPPAVDLSDLDDIEATQELLVETGLLTN is encoded by the coding sequence ATGATGAAATCGATGACCCGGTGGGCCGGTGCTCTCGGAATGACAGTCGCGATGCTGGTTTCCACCGCGTGCGGCTCACCGTCCGAGGACCAGAACGGCAACAAGATCGTGGTGTACTCGGGGCGCAGCGAAGAGTTGATCGCGCCGTTGCTCGAACAGTTCACGACCGACACCGGCATCGAGGTCGAGGCCCGCTTCGCGGGGTCGGGCGAGATGGCCGCCCAGCTGCTCACCGAAGGCGACAGGTCACCCGCCGACGTCTTCCTGTCGCAGGATGCCGGCGCGCTCGGCGCGGTGTCCAAGGCCGGCCTGTTGGCGCCGTTGGACCCGCAGATCGTCGAGGCAGTGGCCGCGCAGTTCGCCGCCGCCGACGGCACCTGGGTGGGCGTCTCCGGCCGCGCCCGAGTGATCGTCTACAACCCGAGGCTGGTCCCCGATCCGCCCGACACCATCGACGAGCTGTTGGCACCGCAGTGGCGGGGCCAGGTCGGCTTCGCGCCCAGCAACGCCTCATGGCAGGCATTCGTCACCGGCCTGCGGGTGCTGCGCGGTGAAGACGGCGCCGAGCAGTGGTTGCGCGCCTTCAAGGCCCAGGACCCCCAGGTCTTCGAAAACAACGTGGCGATTCGTGATGCCGTCGACGCCGGCCAGCTCCCGTTGGGTCTGTCCAACCACTACTACCTCTACGAGCTCATCGCGGCCAGAGGTGCCGAGGCGGTGACGGCGCAGAACCAGTTCATGGCGCCGGGGGATCCCGGTGGCTTGATCAACGTCGCCGGTGTCGGGGTTTTGAAGTCCGCACCCAATCCTGAAGGGGCGCAACGTTTCGCGGCGTACCTGGTCGAAGAGTCGGCGCAGCGTTACTTCGCCGAGGAGACGGCTGAGTACCCGTTGGCGGCGGGGGTGGCGCCGACGGCGGCGATGCCGCCGCTGGACTCTTTGCAACCACCGGCGGTCGACCTGTCCGACCTTGACGACATCGAGGCCACCCAGGAACTGCTGGTCGAGACCGGTCTTTTGACCAACTGA
- a CDS encoding iron ABC transporter permease, whose amino-acid sequence MSVTAGRRPPAPLVVAAAVVAAATLIPLVYLGERALQRGWSFVVDELIQPRTAALVGRSLLLVVVVTACCVVLGVGLAVLVTRTDIRARRVLAVALTLPLAMPSYLLAYLWVSAYPTVAGFWGSALVLTLVSYPLVLLTTMAALARVDPAQEEVARSLGLGGWAVLFKVTLRQSRAAIAAGALLVALYVLSDFGAVAAMRFEAFTWVIYGAYRSGFNPSRAAVLSLVLMVFAVALVVAEHRARGRASASRVGGGSPRPAPLNRLGRWRPVAMVAPAAVLGAAVVVPTLALADWLVTAGPRWDSAQWFDALGSTIWLSAAAALTSSLAALPLGVLAARHRDRATRMLEGVSYIAHGLPAIVIAISMVSLGVVLLRPIYQREPLLILAYTVLFVPLAIGSVRAAVEASPIRLEEVARALGRTPLRAFSTVTARVAAPGIAAGAALVLLTCMKELPVTLLLHPTGTNTLATRLWGYSSVSDYAAAAPYAVALLVFAAIPTAVLGFWSTNVGGVRSD is encoded by the coding sequence GTGTCGGTCACCGCGGGCCGCCGCCCGCCCGCGCCGCTGGTCGTCGCGGCGGCGGTGGTGGCCGCTGCGACGCTGATTCCGCTGGTCTATCTCGGCGAACGCGCGTTGCAACGCGGCTGGTCGTTCGTCGTCGACGAACTGATCCAACCACGCACCGCAGCGCTGGTGGGTCGTTCGCTGTTGCTGGTGGTGGTGGTCACCGCGTGCTGCGTCGTGCTGGGAGTGGGCCTGGCGGTGCTGGTGACGCGCACCGACATCAGAGCGCGCCGGGTGCTCGCGGTCGCCCTGACGCTGCCCCTGGCCATGCCGAGCTACCTGCTGGCCTACCTGTGGGTGTCGGCTTATCCGACGGTGGCCGGGTTCTGGGGATCGGCGCTGGTGCTCACACTGGTCAGCTATCCGCTGGTGCTGTTGACCACGATGGCGGCATTGGCCCGGGTCGATCCCGCCCAGGAGGAGGTCGCGCGGTCGTTGGGTCTGGGCGGTTGGGCGGTGCTGTTCAAAGTGACACTGCGTCAGTCCCGCGCCGCCATCGCGGCAGGGGCTCTGCTGGTCGCTCTGTACGTGCTCAGCGATTTCGGTGCGGTCGCGGCCATGCGTTTCGAAGCGTTCACCTGGGTCATCTACGGCGCCTACCGGTCGGGGTTCAACCCGTCGCGTGCGGCGGTCCTCTCGCTGGTACTGATGGTGTTCGCGGTCGCGCTGGTGGTGGCCGAGCACCGAGCGCGTGGACGGGCCTCGGCGTCGCGGGTCGGCGGAGGGTCGCCCAGGCCGGCTCCGCTGAACCGTCTCGGCAGGTGGCGTCCGGTGGCGATGGTGGCACCAGCAGCGGTGCTGGGTGCCGCCGTGGTGGTGCCGACCCTGGCGCTGGCCGACTGGCTGGTGACCGCGGGACCGCGGTGGGACAGCGCGCAGTGGTTCGATGCGCTGGGATCGACGATCTGGCTCTCGGCGGCCGCAGCGCTGACCTCGTCGCTGGCGGCGCTGCCGTTGGGTGTGCTCGCGGCCCGGCACCGCGACCGCGCCACCCGGATGCTGGAAGGGGTCAGCTACATCGCCCACGGGCTGCCCGCGATCGTCATCGCGATCTCCATGGTTTCGCTGGGAGTGGTGCTGTTGCGGCCGATCTACCAACGCGAACCCTTGCTGATTCTGGCCTACACCGTGTTGTTCGTCCCGTTGGCGATCGGTTCGGTGCGGGCGGCGGTGGAAGCCTCGCCGATCCGGCTAGAGGAAGTGGCCCGGGCCCTGGGCCGCACCCCGCTGCGGGCGTTCAGTACGGTGACCGCGCGGGTGGCCGCCCCCGGGATCGCAGCCGGTGCCGCGCTGGTGTTGTTGACCTGTATGAAGGAATTGCCGGTGACCCTACTGCTGCATCCCACCGGCACCAACACGCTGGCCACCCGACTGTGGGGCTACAGCTCGGTCAGCGATTACGCGGCCGCGGCGCCCTATGCGGTGGCGCTGTTGGTGTTCGCCGCGATCCCGACCGCCGTTCTCGGGTTCTGGAGCACCAACGTAGGCGGGGTGCGCAGTGACTGA
- a CDS encoding ABC transporter ATP-binding protein, producing MTEREAAAVAACGIRKAFGDREVLAGVDLDVPAGTLTAVLGPSGCGKTTLLRILAGFEEPDVGTVQIAGQVVVGGAATVPVHRRRVGLMPQEGALFPHLSVGENIAFGIAGLRRDEIRLRVEHWLDVVGLQGRAGARPHQLSGGQQQRVALARALAAQPRVLLLDEPFAALDAGLRVRVREDIATILRDTGTTAVLVTHDQSEALSLADSVALLIDGKVAQHGAPAELYDRPATLTNARFIGTTIEIPGTADAHTVHTALGPLRARLPLADGAALAVLRPEQLRVSHDPAAAPATVTVLRFYGAETVVAARLSDGTQIQLRCAGRPDLAVGDAITVEVVDADARGVLAYPSPPGGQRMPLGEACR from the coding sequence GTGACTGAGCGCGAAGCTGCGGCGGTCGCGGCGTGCGGGATCCGCAAGGCCTTCGGCGATCGCGAGGTGCTCGCCGGGGTCGATCTCGACGTGCCGGCGGGCACCCTCACCGCTGTGCTGGGCCCCTCCGGCTGCGGAAAGACCACGCTGTTGCGCATCCTGGCCGGGTTCGAGGAACCCGACGTCGGGACGGTACAGATCGCCGGGCAGGTCGTGGTGGGCGGCGCTGCCACGGTTCCGGTGCACCGCCGGCGGGTCGGGCTGATGCCGCAGGAGGGTGCGCTGTTTCCGCACCTGAGCGTCGGCGAGAACATCGCGTTCGGCATCGCCGGGTTGCGCCGCGACGAAATCCGATTGCGCGTCGAGCACTGGTTGGACGTGGTGGGCCTACAGGGGCGGGCCGGCGCTCGTCCCCATCAGCTCTCCGGCGGGCAGCAGCAGCGAGTCGCGCTGGCGCGGGCACTGGCCGCGCAGCCTCGGGTGCTGCTGCTCGACGAGCCGTTTGCCGCGTTGGACGCCGGACTGCGGGTGCGGGTCCGCGAGGACATCGCGACGATCCTGCGCGACACCGGCACCACCGCGGTGCTGGTGACCCACGACCAGTCCGAGGCGCTGTCACTGGCCGATTCGGTTGCGCTGCTCATCGACGGGAAGGTCGCGCAGCACGGCGCCCCGGCAGAACTCTATGACCGGCCGGCGACGCTGACCAATGCGCGCTTCATCGGCACAACCATCGAGATCCCCGGCACCGCAGACGCGCACACGGTTCATACCGCGCTGGGGCCGTTGCGGGCGCGTCTGCCGCTTGCCGACGGTGCCGCGTTGGCGGTACTGCGACCCGAACAGTTGAGGGTCAGTCACGACCCGGCGGCAGCGCCGGCCACCGTCACGGTCTTGCGCTTCTACGGCGCCGAAACCGTGGTGGCGGCTCGGCTTTCCGACGGCACCCAGATCCAGTTGCGCTGCGCCGGGCGGCCCGACCTGGCTGTCGGCGACGCGATCACCGTCGAGGTCGTCGACGCCGACGCCCGCGGCGTCCTGGCTTACCCGTCACCACCCGGTGGGCAGCGGATGCCCCTCGGCGAAGCCTGCCGCTGA
- a CDS encoding GuaB1 family IMP dehydrogenase-related protein: protein MRFLDGHHPPYDLTYNDVFVMPGRSEVTSRFDVDLATADGSGTTIPVVVANMTAVAGRRMAETVARRGGMVVLPQDLPPSAVKHTVDFVKSRDTVVDTPVTLAPDDSVSDAAALIHKRAHGAAVVLFEDRPIGLVTEAACHGVDRFTRVRDVAIADLVTAPVGTEPRKVFDLLEHAPVDIAVLTEPDGSLAGVLTRTGAVRAGIYSPAVDAAGRLRIAAAVGINGDVAAKARDLAEAGVDLLVIDTAHGHQAKMLDTIAAVCSLDLGLPLAAGNVVSAEGTRDLINAGASIVKVGVGPGAMCTTRMMTGVGRPQFSAVVECSAAARELGGHVWADGGVRHPRDVALALAAGASNVMIGSWFAGTYESPGDLMHDRDDQPYKESYGMASKRAVAARAAGDSAFDRARKSLFEEGISTSRMNLDPQRGGVEDLIDHITSGVRSTCTYVGAATLPELHEKVVLGVQSAAGFAEGHPLPTGW, encoded by the coding sequence ATGCGTTTCCTCGATGGCCACCACCCGCCGTATGACCTGACCTACAACGACGTCTTCGTCATGCCCGGGCGCTCCGAGGTGACCTCCCGCTTCGACGTCGATCTCGCCACGGCCGACGGGTCGGGCACCACCATCCCAGTCGTGGTGGCCAACATGACCGCGGTGGCCGGGCGCCGGATGGCCGAGACGGTGGCCCGTCGCGGCGGGATGGTGGTTCTGCCACAGGACCTCCCGCCTTCGGCGGTAAAGCACACCGTGGACTTCGTCAAGAGTCGTGACACGGTGGTGGACACGCCGGTCACGCTTGCCCCCGACGACTCGGTGTCCGATGCTGCCGCCCTCATCCACAAGCGCGCACACGGTGCGGCGGTGGTGCTGTTCGAGGACCGCCCGATCGGGTTGGTCACCGAAGCGGCCTGCCACGGTGTGGATCGGTTCACCCGGGTCCGTGACGTCGCGATCGCCGATCTGGTGACCGCGCCGGTGGGCACCGAGCCGCGCAAGGTCTTCGACCTGCTTGAACACGCACCGGTCGACATCGCCGTGCTCACCGAGCCCGACGGATCGCTGGCCGGAGTGCTCACCCGCACCGGCGCTGTGCGCGCGGGCATCTACTCCCCCGCCGTGGACGCCGCCGGTCGGCTGCGGATCGCGGCCGCGGTCGGCATCAACGGTGACGTCGCCGCCAAGGCGCGCGACCTCGCCGAAGCCGGTGTCGACCTGCTGGTGATCGACACCGCGCACGGACATCAGGCCAAGATGCTCGACACGATCGCCGCTGTCTGCTCACTGGATCTGGGCCTGCCGTTGGCGGCCGGCAACGTCGTCTCGGCCGAGGGCACCCGTGACCTGATCAACGCCGGTGCATCGATCGTCAAGGTCGGCGTCGGTCCCGGGGCGATGTGCACCACCCGGATGATGACCGGCGTCGGCCGGCCGCAGTTTTCCGCTGTGGTCGAATGTTCGGCTGCAGCAAGGGAACTCGGTGGCCATGTGTGGGCCGACGGAGGTGTCAGGCATCCCCGGGATGTGGCTCTGGCATTGGCGGCGGGTGCCTCGAATGTGATGATCGGGTCGTGGTTCGCCGGCACCTACGAGTCGCCGGGCGACCTGATGCACGACCGCGATGACCAGCCGTACAAGGAGAGCTACGGCATGGCATCAAAGCGTGCGGTGGCCGCGCGCGCGGCCGGTGACAGCGCGTTCGACCGGGCTCGCAAATCGCTGTTCGAAGAAGGGATTTCGACGTCCCGGATGAACCTGGACCCGCAGCGCGGAGGCGTCGAGGATCTGATCGACCACATCACCTCGGGGGTGCGCAGCACCTGCACCTATGTCGGGGCGGCCACGCTGCCGGAACTGCACGAGAAGGTGGTGCTCGGTGTGCAGTCAGCGGCAGGCTTCGCCGAGGGGCATCCGCTGCCCACCGGGTGGTGA
- the gndA gene encoding NADP-dependent phosphogluconate dehydrogenase, which produces MTSSQSEPAGTATAQIGVTGLAVMGSNIARNFARHGYTVALHNRSVAKTDALIAEHGSEGAFVRTESIREFLDALEKPRRVLIMVKAGDPTDAVIDELADAMEPGDIIIDGGNALYTDTIRREKAIRERGLHFVGAGISGGEEGALLGPSIMPGGPAESYESLGPLLEEISAHVDGVPCCAHIGPDGAGHFVKMVHNGIEYSDMQLIGEAYQLLRDALGKTAPEIADVFDEWNAGDLDSFLVEITAKVLRQTDAKTGKPLVDVIVDEAEQKGTGRWTVKSALDLGVPVTGIAEAVFARALSGSVTQRKATTGLASGHLGEKPSDTAQFVEDVRQALYASKIVAYAQGFNQIQAGSAEYGWNVTPGDLATIWRGGCIIRAKFLNRIKDAFDEQPDLPTLIVAPYFRSAIEAAIDSWRRVVVTATTLGIPVPGFASALSYYDALRTERLPAALTQGLRDYFGAHTYGRVDAQPADRFHTLWSGDRSEVQA; this is translated from the coding sequence ATGACCTCGTCGCAGTCTGAACCCGCCGGCACCGCCACCGCCCAGATCGGTGTCACCGGCTTGGCGGTGATGGGCTCGAACATCGCGCGCAACTTCGCCCGGCACGGCTATACCGTGGCCCTGCACAACCGTTCGGTGGCCAAGACCGACGCGCTGATCGCCGAGCACGGTTCCGAAGGGGCCTTCGTACGCACCGAAAGCATCCGTGAGTTCCTCGATGCGCTGGAGAAACCGCGCCGGGTACTCATCATGGTCAAGGCCGGGGACCCCACCGACGCGGTGATCGACGAGCTCGCCGACGCGATGGAACCCGGCGACATCATCATCGACGGCGGTAACGCCCTCTACACCGATACCATCCGGCGGGAGAAGGCGATTCGCGAGCGGGGTCTGCACTTTGTCGGCGCCGGTATCTCCGGCGGCGAGGAAGGTGCGCTGCTCGGACCGTCGATCATGCCCGGCGGACCCGCCGAGTCGTACGAGTCGCTGGGACCGCTGCTCGAGGAGATCTCCGCCCATGTCGACGGGGTGCCCTGTTGCGCCCACATCGGCCCCGACGGTGCCGGCCACTTCGTCAAGATGGTGCACAACGGCATCGAGTACTCGGACATGCAGCTCATCGGTGAGGCCTATCAGCTGCTGCGCGACGCGCTGGGCAAGACGGCCCCCGAGATCGCCGATGTGTTCGACGAGTGGAACGCCGGTGACCTGGACAGTTTCCTGGTCGAGATCACCGCCAAGGTGTTGCGTCAGACCGACGCCAAGACCGGTAAGCCGCTCGTCGACGTCATCGTCGATGAGGCCGAGCAGAAGGGCACCGGCCGGTGGACGGTGAAGTCAGCGCTCGATCTCGGTGTCCCGGTGACCGGTATCGCCGAGGCGGTCTTCGCCCGTGCGCTGTCCGGCTCGGTGACCCAGCGCAAGGCCACCACCGGCCTGGCATCCGGGCACCTGGGTGAGAAACCATCCGACACAGCGCAATTCGTCGAGGATGTGCGGCAGGCGCTCTACGCCTCCAAGATCGTCGCCTACGCGCAGGGGTTCAACCAGATTCAGGCCGGAAGCGCCGAGTACGGCTGGAACGTCACTCCCGGAGACCTGGCCACCATCTGGCGCGGCGGCTGCATCATCCGGGCGAAGTTCCTCAACCGGATCAAGGACGCCTTCGACGAGCAGCCCGATCTTCCGACACTGATCGTCGCGCCCTACTTCCGCTCGGCCATCGAGGCCGCGATCGACAGCTGGCGTCGCGTGGTGGTGACGGCTACCACGCTGGGTATTCCGGTCCCGGGATTTGCCTCTGCACTGTCCTACTACGACGCTCTGCGCACCGAACGTCTGCCCGCCGCGCTGACCCAGGGGCTGCGCGACTACTTCGGTGCACACACCTATGGACGCGTCGACGCGCAACCCGCCGACCGGTTCCACACCTTGTGGAGCGGGGACCGCAGCGAGGTCCAGGCCTAG
- a CDS encoding M56 family metallopeptidase, giving the protein MSALAFTIIALLLSGPVPAMLARADWPMRAPRAAIVLWQSIALAAVLSAFSAGIAIALGLFQPGPDGRPTATLTGSIATLGWPLWSVYVVVLALTLVIGARLIISIVRVAIATRRRRAHHRMVVDLVGASQDSLPQLCQQPQPLANSGLRILDVDEPLAYCLPGVRSRVVVSEGAVKALSDREMTAILTHEHAHLRARHDLVLEMFTAMRTAFPRWVRSAKALTAVRLLIELLADDAAVRSTGPRPLARALVACASARAPRGALAIGGPSTLVRVRRLGGAPNSRLLAAGAYAAAAAVLVVPTVAFAVPWLTELRLLFFA; this is encoded by the coding sequence GTGTCCGCGCTGGCCTTCACGATCATCGCCCTGCTGCTGTCGGGGCCGGTGCCTGCGATGCTTGCGCGAGCCGACTGGCCCATGCGGGCTCCGCGCGCGGCGATCGTGCTCTGGCAGTCGATCGCACTGGCCGCGGTGCTGTCGGCATTCTCCGCCGGAATCGCGATCGCGCTGGGCCTCTTCCAGCCCGGCCCGGACGGTCGACCCACCGCGACGCTCACCGGCTCTATCGCCACGCTGGGCTGGCCGCTGTGGAGCGTCTACGTCGTGGTCCTGGCCCTGACCCTGGTCATCGGCGCTCGGCTGATCATCTCCATCGTGCGGGTCGCCATCGCGACCCGGCGCCGGCGTGCCCATCACCGGATGGTCGTCGACCTCGTCGGGGCCTCGCAGGACAGCCTTCCGCAGCTCTGCCAGCAGCCCCAGCCGCTGGCCAACAGCGGTTTGCGGATCCTCGACGTCGACGAGCCGCTGGCCTATTGTCTGCCCGGGGTGCGCAGCCGTGTTGTGGTCAGTGAGGGCGCCGTCAAGGCGCTGTCCGACCGGGAGATGACCGCGATTCTGACCCACGAGCACGCGCACCTACGGGCCCGCCATGATCTGGTTCTGGAGATGTTCACCGCGATGCGCACGGCATTCCCGAGATGGGTGCGCAGTGCCAAGGCGCTGACCGCGGTGCGTCTGCTCATCGAGTTGCTCGCCGATGATGCCGCGGTGCGCTCCACAGGTCCCCGACCGCTGGCCCGCGCCCTGGTGGCCTGCGCCTCGGCCCGTGCCCCCCGTGGCGCACTGGCCATTGGCGGGCCGTCGACGCTGGTGCGGGTGCGTCGACTCGGCGGTGCACCCAACAGCCGCCTGCTCGCCGCGGGCGCCTATGCGGCCGCAGCAGCGGTGCTCGTCGTGCCGACCGTCGCCTTTGCGGTGCCGTGGCTGACCGAGCTGCGTCTGTTGTTCTTCGCGTGA
- a CDS encoding BlaI/MecI/CopY family transcriptional regulator: protein MAKLTRLGELERSVMDHLWSTGEPQTVRQVHESLSAHRDLAYTTVMTVLQRLAKKHLVVQHRDDRAHRYAPTHGRDELVAGLMVDALDQAADSGSREAALVHFVERVGADEAAALRRALAELDDKHRAGPAGGSGTG, encoded by the coding sequence ATGGCCAAGCTGACTCGCCTGGGAGAGCTCGAACGCTCCGTGATGGATCACCTGTGGTCCACCGGCGAACCGCAGACCGTCCGCCAAGTCCACGAATCCCTGTCGGCCCATCGCGATCTCGCGTACACGACCGTGATGACGGTGCTGCAGCGGCTCGCGAAGAAGCATCTGGTCGTCCAGCACCGGGACGACCGCGCCCACCGGTACGCGCCGACCCACGGTCGCGACGAACTGGTGGCCGGACTGATGGTCGATGCGCTGGACCAGGCGGCGGACTCCGGAAGCCGTGAAGCTGCCCTGGTGCACTTCGTCGAGCGCGTCGGCGCCGACGAGGCCGCCGCACTGCGTCGTGCTCTGGCCGAGCTCGACGACAAACACCGCGCCGGACCCGCTGGCGGTTCCGGTACCGGCTGA
- a CDS encoding iron reductase, whose protein sequence is MTVVVDDPLIASMAISRPLPLHESSRRLRELYAACPRVYGVAVIGDLSRRRWWPLAELVTTDRMVTMFDAGLAETESRTAVTQQLAATFAHVVVGRVVPLLALEGRAWDSGLENLWVHVDSEGAIDWVGVQDPTVRALPDDPHFTAHGVGARSQDRIVALPSEAALATWVAHRSHRALAPLFVRLAEVSGGAMSVSAMWHTVGATVVGAATQVPLLAGSSEVVSMRRGQAVLDALVSFGLPVRGTARTNSTKALLN, encoded by the coding sequence ATGACGGTCGTCGTCGACGATCCGCTCATCGCGAGCATGGCCATCAGCAGGCCGCTTCCGCTGCACGAGTCGAGTCGGCGGCTGCGCGAGCTCTACGCCGCGTGCCCCCGGGTGTACGGCGTTGCGGTGATCGGCGACCTGTCCCGGCGGCGCTGGTGGCCGCTGGCCGAACTGGTGACCACCGACCGCATGGTCACGATGTTCGACGCCGGCCTTGCCGAGACCGAGAGCCGGACCGCGGTGACCCAGCAGCTGGCCGCCACCTTTGCCCACGTTGTGGTGGGCCGCGTCGTCCCGCTGCTGGCCCTGGAGGGCCGTGCGTGGGACAGCGGACTGGAGAACCTCTGGGTCCACGTCGATTCCGAGGGCGCCATCGACTGGGTCGGCGTGCAGGACCCCACCGTGCGCGCGCTGCCCGACGACCCCCATTTCACCGCCCACGGCGTCGGCGCGAGGTCCCAGGACCGGATCGTCGCGCTGCCCAGCGAAGCGGCGCTGGCCACCTGGGTCGCCCACCGCAGCCATCGCGCGCTGGCACCGCTGTTCGTGCGACTGGCTGAGGTCAGCGGCGGCGCGATGTCGGTATCGGCGATGTGGCACACCGTCGGCGCGACGGTGGTGGGCGCGGCCACCCAGGTTCCACTGCTGGCCGGATCCAGTGAGGTGGTGAGTATGCGCCGCGGGCAGGCCGTTCTGGATGCGCTGGTCAGTTTCGGGCTCCCGGTTCGAGGCACCGCACGGACCAATTCGACGAAGGCATTGCTTAATTAG
- a CDS encoding PaaI family thioesterase — translation MSTQRPEGLGDGFDTELGLRYLDVGPDGGRAELTIHDTLLQPWGIVHGGVYCAVIESLASVSGHVWLRENGGGTVVGVNNNTDFLRAISSGTVTATSTPIHRGRRQQLWSITITDEDGRTVARGQVRLQNIPED, via the coding sequence GTGAGCACTCAACGCCCAGAGGGTCTAGGCGACGGTTTCGACACCGAACTCGGTCTGCGGTATCTGGACGTGGGCCCCGACGGCGGTCGCGCGGAGCTGACGATCCATGACACGCTGCTGCAGCCCTGGGGGATCGTGCACGGCGGTGTCTACTGCGCGGTCATCGAGAGCCTGGCCAGCGTGTCGGGTCACGTATGGCTGCGCGAAAACGGCGGTGGGACAGTAGTCGGGGTCAACAACAACACCGACTTCCTGCGGGCCATCTCGTCGGGCACAGTGACCGCCACGTCGACCCCGATCCACCGGGGCCGGCGCCAACAACTGTGGTCGATCACCATCACCGACGAGGACGGCCGCACCGTGGCGCGGGGGCAGGTCCGGCTGCAGAACATCCCCGAGGACTGA
- a CDS encoding urease subunit gamma, giving the protein MRLTPHEQERLLISYAADLARRRQARGLKLNHPEAVAVITDHILEGARDGRSVSELMVSGREVLSRADVMEGIAEMLHDVQVEATFPDGTKLVTVHHPIP; this is encoded by the coding sequence ATGCGTCTTACCCCGCATGAACAGGAGCGACTGCTGATCTCCTATGCCGCCGACCTCGCTCGCCGCCGCCAGGCCCGCGGCCTGAAGCTCAACCACCCCGAGGCCGTCGCGGTGATCACCGATCACATCCTCGAAGGTGCGCGCGACGGCCGGTCGGTGTCCGAACTGATGGTCAGCGGCCGCGAGGTGCTCAGCCGGGCTGATGTGATGGAGGGGATCGCCGAGATGCTGCACGACGTCCAGGTCGAGGCCACCTTTCCCGACGGCACCAAACTGGTGACCGTCCACCACCCGATTCCGTGA
- a CDS encoding urease subunit beta produces MIPGEIVFAAGEVEINAGAQRLELQIVNTGDRPVQVGSHVHVPQANGALSFDRAAAYGYRFDVPAGTAIRFEPGVTQRVGLVALSGNREVHGLSLDPPGRLDEERP; encoded by the coding sequence GTGATTCCAGGCGAGATCGTGTTCGCGGCCGGTGAGGTCGAGATCAACGCAGGCGCGCAACGGCTCGAACTGCAGATCGTCAACACCGGCGACCGTCCGGTGCAGGTCGGCAGCCACGTACACGTGCCGCAGGCCAACGGCGCGTTGAGTTTCGACCGTGCTGCCGCCTACGGATACCGGTTCGACGTGCCCGCCGGTACCGCGATCCGGTTCGAACCCGGCGTGACCCAACGCGTCGGCTTGGTTGCGCTGAGTGGCAATCGCGAGGTGCACGGCTTGAGCCTGGATCCGCCCGGCCGGCTGGATGAGGAGAGGCCATGA